The sequence ttatcttgttattttatttaattgattttttttttaattttattatttaacattggattaattgaaaattagattttataatttatttttaatttttttgaaataatttatgaaattatatttttattcaattttattctcattcaaccttttaatttataaaacttgttcctcattattttaataaacttgaaaaaaataaaacattaataagttattttccagttaATTTTtgatgacataaccaaacactgaaaaaatatttttcaatttatttttcattatactaccaaacattgaaaaataatttatttttctgaaattcacttaaaaaaattattttttagcaaataaaCAGGCTAAGTAAAGTTTTTATTGTAGAGAAagcaggggaaaaaaacaaaaatagaagaaCATGAGACAAGGGAAAGGAGACAATAATTTTACGTGGAAAACCCTCTCAAAATGAGGGGAAAAACCACGGGACAATCACAGaaagattattattaatttaaatgctAAGgtaacaactttgttttttttattttatttaatgtacaTATAATATTCAAGCTATTGAAAGAAACAAAGTcagaaacaatataattaactaattaaaggATATATAcacatctcctcctcctcctccgatGGATTTGAGCATTGGAAAAGGTTGTTAGTGAGGCGCCTGCATGGCAACACGAAAGACGATTATACAGTTGAACTAGGAAATTGATGGATGATACTCTTAATTCATCAAAGCTattgttcttttattaaaattaattatacagttcctaattacataaataaaagagGAAGTTAGTTCCTAATTACATATATATAAGTTACTTGCCGCCAATTATCTATTGTTGTTGTTCTCGTATTAAACCTTGCCAATAATTAGGAAGACTGCCAATTAAAAGGAGAAATTAAGTTGAAGATCAGTttcctaaaattatatataaaagtgcAACCcttttctattaataaataaatagataaaaaaaatgtgatgcCAAGGGAATTAATAAATAGGATTAGCTAGTAAAAGGAGAACACATTACCTCATCTGTGGGTATTAGAAAACTATGATGTTTGGGGTGTGAGAGGCGTTGGGGCAGCCCTCTCCTCCTTCTTCAAATTGCGCTCCTATAATTAAGCTCCTATAGATTTCCAGGTCCTCAAGAATTAGGTGTcagatttaattataaaagaacACTTTACCTCATCTAATTTGTgggtattaaataaataaatagataaaaaaaaattgagatattACCTCAAATGTGATGGTTGGGGTATGAGAGGTGTTGGGCCAGCCCTTTCCTCCTGCTTTGAATTGCGCTCCTATAATTGGGCTGAATTTGATTGTCAGTTGCTCAAGAGTTGTTGACTGGAGAACGTAATCTAGAAGTGCTTTCAGTTCTAGACAATACACAATTTTCAAGTAATGAAGAGAAGGCATAATTTTGGTTGAAATGGAGATGTTTGTTTtatcttcatttcctttttctccTCCTTCCCATTCTTTCCACTCTCCCATGTACCAAAAGGAAAGACTTTCCAACTTGgggaatgatgatgatgatgtcatTTCTCCATTACTAATGTCACTATCAACTCCCAATCCCAAGAATTCACGCCCCATCCTCCCCACGCATCCCATCCCATATActctcaatttttcaagagatgGCAACTTCCCCAGATAATCTTCCCCTAATCAATGAGTTCAACAACCCTTAGTTTATTAATCCAACTAGGAAACACTGGGATGATTCCCTGGTAATCACGTATCTTCAAATATTCTAAGTTTGGAGGTGGTTTTAAGGCTTTAAGGACTTCTTCATTGTTAATTATCCTCATGTCTGTCCTCGATCCAAACCATAAACCTAACCTAGTAAGGACTTCTTCATTGTTAATGAAGCCGCGGAAATCAAATTCGACTGATTGTTGCAGAAATTAATATGAAGCCCCAATTGATGGTAGAAGTCAATGAAAGCATTGAGTAACTCTGGTGTATATACAATGTTGATTGAAAGGCTCAAAACATGCTTATGTTTTAAGAGATGATTCTCTTAATTTCAACAATTGGCTATTAAAAAGCAGCATCTGCTTCTTAAGTAAAGTTTTTATTGCAGTGAAagcatggaaaaaaaacaaaaatagcagAACAGCAGAGAAGGGAAAGGAGACGATAATTTTACGTGGAAAACCCTCTCAAAATGAGGGGAAAAACCACGGGACAATCACAGAAAcactattattaatttaaacattaaggtaacaactttgttgtttttttttttttttaatgtacagATAATATTCAAGCTATTATAAGAGACAGAAAACGAGCAACAAtaagaagtaaaataaaaagaagcaaagtCAGGAacaatacaattaattaattaaaggataCACATCTTCTCCTCCGATGGATTTCCTTTCCCCATATTGTTAGGCGCCTGCATGGCAACACGAAAAATGATTATATAATTGAAACTGATGGATCATACTCTTAATTCAAAGctattattcattttaattcaagcttttttttattaaattaagtatACACTAAAATCACACGTTTTTATTAGCTGAAGATATCTACTTCATTGATATATACTAAAATAGGCAAAATTCAATAGgaacacacacaaaaataaataaataaataaaatagttgtCATAAGTTACCTGCAGTCGATCTTCTTTGAATTCCATAGAAGAAGGAATTCATAGGACTGCCAATTAAGAGGAGAAACGAAGTAGAAGAGTTTCctaaaattatacataaaagtgcaactcttttctattaataaataaatagataaaaaaaaaaaaatgaagtcagATTTAATAAATAGGTTTACCTTGTAAAAGAACATATTACCTAAACTGTGGGTATTGCAGTCATAACACCATTGAAATAACAATATGATGAGAGGTGTTGCGAGGGATACGTAGACTTTCGCAGTTATCGGCATGCAGGCGCCGAAAAGTTGTTGACTGGAGCACGTAATCCGGAACTGCTTTCAGTTTTGGGCACCCCACAAGTTCCAAGTAACGAAGAGATGGCATTATGATTGAATTGAAGATGTTTGTTTTATCTTCATTTCCACCTCGTCCTTCCCACTCTTCCCAATTTTTCATATCTATAAAGGTAAGACTTTTCAACTTGGGGAATGCAATAATAGTATTTGacggtgatggtgatggtgccATTTCTCCGTTTCTAATGTtacaatcatcatcatcatcaactttcATTCCCAAAAATTCATGCCCCACCTTTTTTATGCATTCCATCTCTTCTacagttaatttttcaagtgaTTGCAACTTCCCTAAAGGAGGCAGATTCTCAATCTTCCCCCACTTAAAGAGTCTAAcaacctttattttattaatccaACTAGGGAACACTCGGATGATTCCTTGGTAGCAACCTATTGCCAATGAATCAACGTTTGGATTTGGTTCTAAGGCTTCAAGGACTTCAACATCGCGAATTATCCTCCTATCTGTCCTAGAATCAAACCATAAATCTAACCTAGTGAGGTGTTTCTTCCTCTTAAATTCTGCTCTCTTAACCTCATTTGGATCTTTCACATCTCCCAACCAACTTATCGTAAGAGATCCTTGAAGGTGGTTCAAGTTTCTCAAATCCTCAATATTAGACACTTCACCACTACCACTCACATGGAACTCATCCAATTCCCGAAGAGAACTTAACCCCTCAAATCCTCTCATCTTTACAAACCACGAATCATgcctataaataaaaactttgagATGTCTTAATTTGACTAGTCTTCCTATGTTATCAGGCAGCCTTTCAAGTTTCTGACAAAAGGAGACATCTAAAGTTAGCATGTTATACAATTCACACATCTCTTCAGGTAACTCCCTGATCTCATTTTCAGACAAGTCAACATGCCTCAGGTGTATCAACTTTCCTATGTTGGATGGGACTTCTTCTATTCCACAACCTGACAACCTCAGTGTTCTTAGACAACTCAAATTAGCGATTAAGTTAGGTAAGGCTGCATTCATCGATGAAGGACGACCATCAACAATCAGACTGCGAAGCTTTTTGAACTTATGAATGGTTGCAGGAAATGATGAGTAGGTATTATAATTTCCAAACACTACCATGGTGTGTCGAGCATCTCTAGAAAAAGAGTCTATATTTGACTCTACCGCACCATCCATATCTACACTAAAACATTCATTTTTTGTCAAGTTTTGTGCAAAATCATGCACCATGTCATGCATCTTACATGCATAAATGCTACCATCACCCGCTTCTTTCTTAAAATCTTGAAAGAAAGAGCGAGCAGCTAAAGCTTCGAAGCACTCATGACCCATTACTTCCATCTCTTTATTCTGCATTTCCCGAAGGAAACCTTGTGCCATCCACAGTTTGATCAAAGTATCCCTCTGAAATCTGAAGTCTTTTGGAAAGACTGCACAATATGAGAAACAACGTCTCATATCAAAGGGTAGGTCATGGTAGCTCAACTGTAAAGAAGCCAAAATTTTGCTTTCAGCTTCTTCAGTCTCCCAGACATGGCTGTTCAAGACACTTTGCCACTCTGCTCTGCTTCTTTTGAAGCGTAAAAGACTTCCTAGACTCTTTGCAGCAAGAGGCAAGCCCTTACACTTTGCTGCAATTTCTCTACCAATATCTTccaaattttctctctctctactgtttttttcaaaatatgcaAACTGACTGAATAATGACCAACATTCATCTGTAGAGAGAAGTCCTAGTTCTAAAATGTCAACGGATGAGGAGCCCATGCAATTTGCAACTTTCCTCTTACGTGTGGTCACCAAAATTCTACTTCCAGGCAAGCAACCACACTTAAGGGAGATTTTCAGTTGCTCCCACTTTGAGGAATCCTCATTCCACACATCATCTAGGACAAGCAAGAATTTCATATccctaaataatttttgtatgtCCTCCAACAAAGTCTGCAATTCGATTGCATCTGAGGCAGAAACCTTAAAGGCTTCAAGGATTGCCTTGGCAATCCTTATCTCATCAAAGGGATCTGATACACAAACCCATATTCTCTTCTTAAAATGGGTAGCCACCTTATGATCATTATAAACTAGTTGAGCAAGGGTTGTCTTTCCTATCCCTCCCATCCCTACTAGAGAGATTGTACGGAGGGCTGGTCCTTGACTACTCTGACTCAACAACATATTCATCACCCTATCTTTATCCTTTTCTCTACCTTTAGTTTCTGTTGCATCTATAACAGAAGTGGTTTTTTGATATTCAAGCTGTTTAATTCCTACTTCAGATGATTTGAAGTGGAATCTATCTTTCTCAATCACAATGCCATCTATTCTTTCATTTAGTTCTTTTATCTTATGAGCAATATCACGACGCAAACCAACTTCTCTGAAACAAAGGCAAGAGAAGATCATGGAGCATACCTTCCTAGCAGTCTTGCGGGGATGCTCATTTACCTTCATTTGTGATTTTGCAATTGCCGTGCCCCACTCATCCAGAACATCATCCATATCATAAGATACGCCTTTGAGTTGATCTATCCAACGTTGGATGGAGCCATCCTTCAACTGTCTTTCCTCTGCATCGGCAAGCACAGCTTGGATGGCCTGGAAATTGCTGGTAAGCTTTTTAACCTCGTTCTTGACACCAACAACGAGCCTCACTTCCTGTTGCACCTCTTGAGCAAACATTAAGCTCAGCTGCTCCATGACTACAGAAACAAGAGCATCAGCCATACTATGCAGAACTAAGGAATGCTTGAGaggggataaaattgaaataaaaggaTTATAAATTTAGGAATGTGCAATATAGGGAGTAATTAATTGATTGGTTGAGAAAAGAGGAGAAATGAAAAGGGCATGCAAAGAGGAGCTTATGATTTGATGATGCTTCATATGATCTATTACTTGATGTATATATAGTACATTGGAAAAGGCCATGGAATCTCTTAATTTCATGTACTGAAGCAAAAGAGCTTTGCTTTCACGATGGTTTTTGGGATACTTGTCTTCCCCAAGAAATGCCCtttattctttccttttgaGTTCTCAGAAGAAATATTCCAAAATTTACTAGAGCAAGCTAATCATGTGACTCCataaatcattctttttttactttggatGGGAATTCTTTTCCCCCTTAGAGTCATTAAAATTGCTTATGGAAGGTATCATGAACAATGGCCAGCTTAAACCATTCAATTTATACATTCTTTCGGGACATTGTAGTTCAAGCAAGAATCTGATGCAAATGCAA is a genomic window of Populus alba chromosome 18, ASM523922v2, whole genome shotgun sequence containing:
- the LOC118059498 gene encoding putative disease resistance protein RGA3, with product MADALVSVVMEQLSLMFAQEVQQEVRLVVGVKNEVKKLTSNFQAIQAVLADAEERQLKDGSIQRWIDQLKGVSYDMDDVLDEWGTAIAKSQMKVNEHPRKTARKVCSMIFSCLCFREVGLRRDIAHKIKELNERIDGIVIEKDRFHFKSSEVGIKQLEYQKTTSVIDATETKGREKDKDRVMNMLLSQSSQGPALRTISLVGMGGIGKTTLAQLVYNDHKVATHFKKRIWVCVSDPFDEIRIAKAILEAFKVSASDAIELQTLLEDIQKLFRDMKFLLVLDDVWNEDSSKWEQLKISLKCGCLPGSRILVTTRKRKVANCMGSSSVDILELGLLSTDECWSLFSQFAYFEKNSRERENLEDIGREIAAKCKGLPLAAKSLGSLLRFKRSRAEWQSVLNSHVWETEEAESKILASLQLSYHDLPFDMRRCFSYCAVFPKDFRFQRDTLIKLWMAQGFLREMQNKEMEVMGHECFEALAARSFFQDFKKEAGDGSIYACKMHDMVHDFAQNLTKNECFSVDMDGAVESNIDSFSRDARHTMVVFGNYNTYSSFPATIHKFKKLRSLIVDGRPSSMNAALPNLIANLSCLRTLRLSGCGIEEVPSNIGKLIHLRHVDLSENEIRELPEEMCELYNMLTLDVSFCQKLERLPDNIGRLVKLRHLKVFIYRHDSWFVKMRGFEGLSSLRELDEFHVSGSGEVSNIEDLRNLNHLQGSLTISWLGDVKDPNEVKRAEFKRKKHLTRLDLWFDSRTDRRIIRDVEVLEALEPNPNVDSLAIGCYQGIIRVFPSWINKIKVVRLFKWGKIENLPPLGKLQSLEKLTVEEMECIKKVGHEFLGMKVDDDDDCNIRNGEMAPSPSPSNTIIAFPKLKSLTFIDMKNWEEWEGRGGNEDKTNIFNSIIMPSLRYLELVGCPKLKAVPDYVLQSTTFRRLHADNCESLRIPRNTSHHIVISMVL